The Exiguobacterium acetylicum genome includes a window with the following:
- a CDS encoding DUF4385 domain-containing protein: MPFDYDLDFKTTDFRKEPEKYRVGRGEQGVLLVEPYKSEILPHWRFKTPEIARESSDKIYEMYLAYKEDGDFVGMDMARKFIQMGHTRARRYANYKGGRKYKNKETKELHTREIDEEKAKSAAIFQEKWDLIRADEEYLALKREHQKQYG; this comes from the coding sequence ATGCCATTTGATTATGATCTCGATTTTAAGACGACTGATTTTCGTAAGGAACCGGAAAAATACCGGGTCGGGCGCGGAGAGCAAGGGGTGTTGCTCGTCGAACCATATAAAAGTGAGATTTTGCCGCATTGGCGTTTTAAGACGCCGGAAATCGCTCGAGAATCGTCCGACAAAATTTATGAGATGTATTTAGCTTATAAAGAGGACGGGGACTTCGTCGGTATGGACATGGCGCGGAAATTCATTCAGATGGGTCATACGCGCGCGCGACGCTACGCGAACTATAAGGGTGGACGCAAATATAAAAATAAAGAGACCAAAGAATTGCATACACGCGAGATCGATGAAGAAAAAGCAAAGTCGGCTGCCATCTTCCAGGAGAAGTGGGATTTAATTCGGGCGGATGAAGAGTATTTGGCGTTAAAACGGGAACATCAAAAACAATACGGTTAA
- a CDS encoding TetR/AcrR family transcriptional regulator, translating into MSSSQPEKIDKRHLRTVRTREKLLSAARDVFLEQDFQTATISQIIKQAGVGYGTAYVHFEGKDELLVVLMEDVMSRFHAIAERIFEPTTPMEAKERIVTQATDFLRLAEEERAMLRIVEQAIGVSYIVRAKWKAIRERFIDRISQDIQYAQETGLARQDVDSKLVARGWFFANEMYLFEVVREEATATIEEIANVLATIYTQGLYRIED; encoded by the coding sequence ATGTCATCTTCTCAACCAGAAAAAATCGATAAACGTCACCTGCGTACGGTGCGGACACGCGAGAAACTGTTGAGTGCAGCACGTGACGTCTTCTTAGAACAAGATTTTCAGACCGCAACGATTTCACAAATCATTAAACAAGCTGGCGTCGGTTACGGAACTGCTTATGTCCATTTTGAAGGGAAAGATGAGCTACTCGTCGTCTTGATGGAAGATGTCATGAGTCGTTTTCACGCGATTGCGGAACGAATATTTGAACCGACGACGCCGATGGAGGCGAAAGAACGCATCGTGACGCAAGCAACGGATTTCTTACGTCTTGCAGAAGAAGAACGAGCAATGCTACGGATTGTCGAGCAAGCAATCGGTGTATCCTATATTGTCCGTGCAAAATGGAAAGCGATTCGGGAACGATTCATTGATCGGATCAGTCAAGACATTCAGTATGCGCAAGAGACAGGACTCGCGCGGCAAGATGTTGATTCAAAGCTCGTCGCTCGTGGCTGGTTCTTTGCCAATGAGATGTACTTATTCGAAGTCGTCCGTGAAGAGGCGACGGCAACGATTGAAGAAATCGCAAACGTCTTAGCGACGATTTATACGCAAGGACTCTACCGGATCGAGGATTGA
- the kynA gene encoding tryptophan 2,3-dioxygenase, giving the protein MEKTDPTSIEASIQTDFKKDMSYGDYLQLDPLLTSQHRLSGHHDEMLFIIIHQTSELWMKLILHEMRAATQAVANDDLESSFKMLARISKIQHQLIQSWNVLSTLTPAEYLEFRDALGHSSGFQSYQNRQIEFALGFKNEQMLKVYAHDETLYPMMLEDLKTPSIYDETIRAMARHGLPIDQSVLERDVTQDWTPNASVEAAWASVYRDVERYWDLYELGEKLLDIGSQQQMWRFNHMSTVERIIGQKPGTGGSSGVSYLRRVLDHRFFPELWSVRTTL; this is encoded by the coding sequence ATGGAAAAGACAGATCCTACGTCTATTGAAGCATCGATTCAAACGGATTTTAAGAAAGACATGTCCTACGGGGACTACTTGCAATTAGATCCTTTGCTTACGAGTCAACATCGCTTATCGGGGCATCATGACGAGATGTTGTTCATCATCATTCATCAGACGAGCGAGCTATGGATGAAGTTGATTTTGCATGAGATGCGTGCGGCAACGCAAGCCGTTGCAAATGATGATCTCGAATCGTCATTTAAGATGCTCGCACGGATCTCAAAAATTCAGCATCAGTTGATCCAGTCGTGGAATGTTCTTTCGACCTTGACCCCTGCCGAATATTTGGAATTCCGCGATGCTCTCGGTCATTCATCTGGGTTCCAGTCGTATCAAAACCGGCAAATCGAATTTGCGCTCGGCTTCAAGAATGAGCAGATGCTAAAAGTGTACGCGCATGACGAAACACTCTATCCGATGATGCTCGAAGACTTGAAGACACCAAGCATCTACGACGAAACGATCCGAGCGATGGCACGACATGGACTACCGATCGACCAGTCTGTCCTCGAACGTGATGTTACGCAGGACTGGACACCGAATGCGAGTGTCGAGGCTGCTTGGGCAAGCGTCTATCGAGATGTCGAGCGGTACTGGGATCTATATGAACTCGGCGAAAAACTACTTGATATCGGGAGTCAGCAACAGATGTGGCGCTTTAACCATATGAGTACCGTCGAGCGGATCATCGGACAGAAGCCAGGAACAGGTGGCTCGTCTGGTGTCAGTTATCTACGGCGTGTGCTCGACCACCGGTTCTTCCCAGAACTATGGTCGGTCCGCACGACATTATGA
- a CDS encoding amino acid permease, with protein MEQPTELRRELKTRQLTMIAMGCAIGTGLFLGSGLAIGLAGPSVLISYAVGAFIVLLLMGCLAEMTVAHPTSGSFGTIAERYISPYAGFLVRYSYWIANVLAIGVEVSAIAIYMKYWFPDVPGFVWILVFAAALIYINATTVNTFATFEYWFSVIKISAILLFILLGAYLVIGSPSPEIGPQNFTNDGGFMPFGFSGLWIAIFISLFSFLGTELIAVTAGEAKDPDVAVPKALKATVFRLSTFYVITIALMLMIVPWQQAGGVDQSPFVKVMEMLSIPYAGGIMNFIILTAALSAMNSQLYASTRMMYSLSKATYAPKVFGRLNHKGVPLFALAVSTIGIFLAAIISSQSSVSYPFMMGISMFGAIFTWFMIFISHLYFRKAWEREGGRTLPVRMMGYPYLTALGALLLFALVLTTWFTDFQIVLKFGVPWLLFLSVAYFFWKRAHPEQPTTAQKRKLN; from the coding sequence ATGGAACAACCTACTGAACTACGGCGTGAACTCAAGACACGCCAACTCACGATGATCGCGATGGGATGTGCGATCGGAACGGGTCTCTTCCTCGGAAGTGGACTGGCGATCGGACTTGCCGGTCCGAGCGTTCTGATCAGTTACGCAGTCGGCGCCTTCATCGTCTTACTCTTAATGGGCTGCCTCGCTGAAATGACGGTTGCCCATCCAACATCCGGCTCGTTCGGGACGATTGCGGAACGTTATATTAGTCCCTACGCCGGTTTCCTCGTCCGCTATTCGTACTGGATTGCAAACGTCCTTGCGATCGGTGTCGAAGTCAGTGCGATTGCGATTTATATGAAATACTGGTTCCCAGACGTTCCCGGATTCGTTTGGATTCTCGTGTTTGCAGCTGCATTGATTTATATCAATGCCACGACGGTTAATACATTCGCGACCTTCGAATACTGGTTCTCGGTCATTAAAATCAGTGCGATCTTGCTGTTTATCTTACTCGGTGCCTATTTAGTCATCGGTAGTCCAAGTCCTGAGATTGGTCCGCAAAACTTTACGAATGATGGTGGTTTCATGCCATTTGGTTTCTCCGGTCTCTGGATTGCAATCTTCATCTCCTTGTTTAGCTTCCTTGGAACGGAATTGATTGCTGTCACTGCCGGTGAAGCGAAGGATCCGGACGTCGCTGTACCGAAAGCATTAAAAGCGACAGTCTTCCGTCTCTCGACATTTTACGTCATCACGATTGCTTTGATGTTGATGATTGTGCCATGGCAACAAGCAGGTGGCGTCGATCAAAGTCCATTCGTCAAAGTAATGGAGATGCTATCGATTCCGTATGCGGGTGGCATCATGAACTTCATCATCCTGACGGCGGCTCTATCTGCGATGAACAGTCAACTGTACGCTTCGACGCGAATGATGTACTCGTTATCGAAAGCAACGTATGCACCAAAAGTGTTTGGTCGCCTAAATCATAAAGGTGTGCCACTCTTCGCACTCGCCGTATCGACGATCGGGATTTTCCTTGCTGCGATCATCAGCAGTCAGTCGAGCGTCTCTTATCCGTTCATGATGGGGATTTCGATGTTCGGGGCAATCTTCACGTGGTTCATGATTTTCATCTCCCACCTCTACTTCCGTAAAGCGTGGGAACGCGAAGGCGGACGGACGTTACCGGTCCGGATGATGGGCTATCCATATCTGACGGCTCTCGGTGCGTTGCTCTTATTCGCACTCGTACTGACGACATGGTTCACCGATTTCCAAATCGTCTTGAAGTTTGGTGTACCGTGGTTATTGTTCTTGTCTGTTGCATATTTCTTCTGGAAACGAGCACACCCGGAACAACCGACGACCGCTCAAAAACGAAAACTGAATTAA
- the kynU gene encoding kynureninase, with protein sequence MTLQAKRTDAVTRDEQDALAAYRDEFYLQPGSIYMDGNSLGLLSKRAEKTLLESLSDWKELGIDGWMKGRHPWFELSEQLAALNAPLIGAQAEEVMVTGSTTVNLHQLVATFFQPTEGRDKILADALTFPSDIYALQSQLRLRGLDPETHLIQVPSSDGRFLEEDDIIAAMTDDIALIVLPAVLYRSGQILDMERLTKAAHDRGILIGFDGCHSVGAVPHAFHDWDVDFAYWCNYKHLNGGPGTVGGLFVHERHFGTLPGLTGWFGSRKDKQFDMDHTMTPAAHAGAFQIGTPHVLSLAPQIGALEMFEEVGIEAVRTKSLALTQYMMELVEQELAPYGFVIGNPVDDKRRGAHLSLEHPEAARICKALKEHRIIPDFRAPNIVRLAPVALYNTFTDVYDVIATLKQIMKDKEYERFANEREVVA encoded by the coding sequence ATGACATTGCAAGCAAAACGGACCGATGCCGTTACTCGAGACGAACAAGATGCTTTAGCCGCCTATCGGGATGAGTTTTATCTGCAACCGGGTAGTATCTATATGGATGGAAATTCGCTCGGATTGTTATCAAAACGTGCTGAGAAGACGTTACTCGAGTCGCTATCAGATTGGAAAGAACTCGGCATCGATGGCTGGATGAAGGGACGTCATCCTTGGTTTGAATTATCCGAGCAACTCGCTGCCCTCAACGCACCATTGATTGGCGCTCAGGCAGAAGAAGTCATGGTCACTGGTTCAACGACCGTCAATCTCCATCAACTCGTCGCGACATTCTTCCAACCGACAGAAGGACGCGATAAGATTTTAGCCGATGCACTGACGTTCCCGTCAGACATCTATGCCCTCCAAAGTCAACTTCGCTTGCGCGGGCTTGATCCAGAGACACACCTCATCCAAGTACCGAGTAGTGATGGTCGCTTTTTAGAAGAAGACGATATCATTGCTGCCATGACGGATGATATCGCTTTGATCGTCTTGCCGGCCGTGCTATACCGGAGCGGACAGATTCTCGATATGGAACGTTTGACGAAAGCCGCACACGACCGCGGTATCTTGATCGGTTTTGATGGCTGTCACTCGGTCGGGGCCGTTCCGCATGCTTTCCATGACTGGGATGTTGATTTTGCCTACTGGTGCAATTACAAACACTTAAATGGTGGTCCTGGAACAGTTGGTGGATTATTCGTCCACGAACGTCATTTTGGAACACTGCCTGGTCTGACGGGCTGGTTCGGTTCACGCAAGGACAAGCAGTTTGATATGGATCATACGATGACACCGGCTGCGCACGCCGGAGCATTCCAAATCGGTACACCACACGTCTTAAGTCTCGCCCCACAAATCGGCGCGTTAGAGATGTTCGAAGAAGTCGGTATCGAAGCCGTCCGGACGAAATCACTCGCCTTGACACAGTACATGATGGAACTGGTCGAGCAAGAGTTAGCACCATACGGTTTCGTCATCGGGAACCCGGTCGATGACAAACGCCGTGGTGCGCACCTCAGTCTCGAGCACCCGGAAGCAGCACGGATTTGTAAAGCACTCAAGGAACATCGGATCATTCCTGATTTCCGGGCACCGAACATCGTTCGCTTAGCACCGGTTGCACTCTACAATACGTTCACTGATGTCTATGACGTTATCGCGACACTCAAACAAATCATGAAAGATAAAGAATACGAACGTTTCGCGAATGAACGCGAAGTCGTTGCTTAA
- a CDS encoding DM13 domain-containing protein, with the protein MRTRSKIIVGIVIVCVLALVWWLASPLFLNESVDEALPSGSATVEQKEKESTPEASPPSTEETEAALSGQFVDGEKNYKTSGNIKTLTVDDTLYLRFEDFQTTNGPDLFVYLVEPGENTADGIRLGALKGNQGNQNYKIPKDVDLTKHSRVVIWCRAFDADFGTGDLKAMNE; encoded by the coding sequence GTGCGAACAAGATCAAAAATTATCGTCGGGATCGTCATTGTTTGCGTACTAGCTTTAGTTTGGTGGCTCGCGTCACCGCTTTTTTTGAATGAATCAGTCGATGAAGCACTGCCATCAGGTTCTGCGACAGTGGAACAAAAGGAGAAGGAGAGCACACCTGAAGCGTCACCACCTTCTACTGAAGAAACGGAAGCTGCATTATCAGGCCAATTCGTAGACGGTGAAAAAAACTATAAAACATCAGGGAACATCAAGACGCTAACGGTAGACGATACGTTATATCTACGTTTCGAAGATTTTCAGACGACGAATGGTCCGGATTTGTTTGTGTATTTGGTCGAGCCTGGTGAAAATACAGCAGACGGCATTCGTCTCGGCGCCTTAAAAGGAAATCAAGGAAATCAGAACTATAAGATTCCAAAAGACGTGGATTTGACGAAACATAGCCGTGTCGTCATTTGGTGTCGTGCCTTTGATGCTGATTTTGGAACAGGTGATTTAAAAGCAATGAACGAATGA